The Cucumis melo cultivar AY chromosome 5, USDA_Cmelo_AY_1.0, whole genome shotgun sequence genome has a segment encoding these proteins:
- the LOC103496945 gene encoding U3 small nucleolar RNA-associated protein 20 has product MATASHAQAVKSLNKSPGRRRFVFQTFSQRVQEIDIDVYRSLDKVKSEPSEGSSFFRDCLIEWRELNTAEDFISCYEEIIPLVQTLPLVILHKESIFSNLLSRVQIKARLSLEPILRLIAALARDLLEDFLPFLSQLADALVSLLEGGAAREPEIIEQIFTSWSYIMMYLQKYLTRNITDLLRVTVSLRYYSKDYIQDFMAEATSFLLRNAPVDQLKNGIKRIILEVVKKPLATREYGTSALLFHTMRGTSSRFHSRAELVFRFLISGPTFEIGRDSSQGSDTILEVLKCVCQRLCEEMDPKELEVIWKCLFEEITAAISTDYMVYINHLLMLLASVAQNLDWKKLHDYKPMLELVDLLVMKFATTPSLPVDDDLSSIIDTILQLMLVILEGLKNSEDFLCISGCSLRWAPIFQLNNSSLLIFVREVMEKDSRVLCAFRTNILRVMNELLESSPEEVIYLLLSFCERLPTEVLCTSEEEIPRINSFILKILRQWIKEITDLLQCSSSTIDINESKLAIFWGVVRCCPYILKFQASSSLLVELINALDRLCTLEGDIFGIPKEKLESIIGATIGSYLKLLSSEKAGLEELSRLVYLAKRYSSCSQVLVAVADYLDFIYGPALEADISKRIYSEEFQADKVEDAVQVFADNLRHSDKGVRLSTLRILCHYEPLQSANLAKESSIDNEMEAENFALYSDDLVGSEVLRLLLSVESTSTSISTSRKIILLISGVQKALLAERIPEAYLLVALNGIIGIFQNRFSYIWDQASECLASLIRKHSGFVWDKLICYFQKWLCLLDQPGRDTSESSDELNDLVRCFRSFVVPSPDSTPLFTLLSLVLQSLQKIPTIVESQSQRMLPLFLTFLGYSIGHVDSVDSFKQYACKSKEWKCVLKEWLNLLRKIRNLKSFHKSDFLKEVLEQRLLDDNDAEIQSKVLDCLLMWKDDFLIPHEQHLKNMISPKTLREELTRWSLSKEKNQIDESHRPKLVPLVTRLLMPKVRKLKVLGSRKQASVNLRKAVLQFIAQLDTVELPLFFALLLKPLNIIPREADASANWFSNLHLVSMKASATNILKYFSTESIVALSWKKKYGFMHVVEEILAVFDEMLISPFLNVILGCVVRILASCTSSLHAARKNEASLSEIGKTYNKNSLDMNKEAALPSLTCTAVKQHKDLRSLCLRVISFVLYKYEDFDFEMEFWDLFFTSVKSSIESFKHEGSSSEKPSSLFSCFLAMSRSHKLVPLLARERNLVPDIFFILTISTASQPIILFVLQFIENLLTIDGELDGNDSAVRSILLPNLDSLIQSLHVLFQSGDAKKRKLVEHLNGPMIRIFKLLSKLVRDQLHAKKFVEIILPCLSQAGRSSESHADTLQVVQNVVPLLGSESTTKILKAVSPLLISVEQDLRLLVCDLINALAEVDSSILCVAQIIRGLNATSATEIGGLDFDTIVNSYEKISVDFFCATPEEHALVVLSQCMHDMSSEELILRHSAYRCLLSFVEFSSSVLGQGGISHQETIDNITLYDSSWSKESVMRLTNKFIFKHMGEAMNRETSVKKEWINLLREMVLKFPDVANLSSLKALYSKDAEVDFFSNITHLQKLRRAKALIRFKNTIPTVNMPEVITKNVFLSLFFNMLFDLQEGKAENIRVACIEALASISGQMEWKSYFALLRRCLRDITKHPDKKKVLMRLICSILDNFHFQENISEVGSTQLYGSMVVMNNMQACLSKDVFPKIQKFMNSQSERVDIYVHLAAVKLLKLLPENAMDSQLLSIIQHIVNFLKNRLESVRDEARSALAACLKELGSEYLQVVVKVLRGSLKRGYEMHVLGYTLNFLLSKLFTGPATGKIDYLLDDLISVAEKDILGEVAEEKEVEKLASKMKETRKQKSFETLKLVAQSITFKSHALKLLKPVTDHMKKHLTPKAKTKLENMLSSVAAGFESNPSVNQTDLLIFNYGLIEDGIKVENGQGGISSLVDANKHSRDVSRGKNFSCQTILAKAPCSHLIMVFALKLLHGYMKKMQLGKGDAQLLAMLDPFVPLLGDCLTSKYEDVLSLTLRCLTLLLRLPLPSVKSQADKIKGVVLLIAQSSVDPCNPLVESCLRLLTVLLRNEKVTLSTDQLHLLIQFPLFVDIDKNPSFVALSLLKAIVRRKLVVSEIYDLAIRVAELMVTSQVEPIRKKCSKILLQFLLDYHLSEKRLQQHLHFLLSNLRYEHSTGREAVLEMLHATVVKFSKSVVDSISETLFFHLVACLANDQDHHVRSMAGLVIKCLIDRISPGPQHNILESSLSWYLEGKQQLWSVAAQVLGLLVEVEALKEAFERRIQTVLLVARGILQCVVDVTMNEQIDISAESTITFWKEAYYSLVMLEKLMHQFPQLFFENDFEDIWEMISHLLLYPHMWIRSISNRMIASYFRKIVIENSGRTSERSLGAYTLMKPSRLFFIATSFCCQLKSQLTDKDADLIEQNLVFAIRGLHSVIGEVENVDSCPFWSTLEESEQRLFLKAFQLLDSEKGKSMLLPHMTGVFNQNDAGPEQIRRLLISNLIKQMGKVALQTDTIQMKAVFNVFRNISSQISVEDCERYVFEILLPLYRVREGFSGKVIPESMVQLAQEVCDKIQNCLGIQKFVQVYSQIKKSLKTKRDKRKQEEKRMAVINPMRNAKRKLRIAEKQRASKRRKITTMRMSRRML; this is encoded by the exons GAATTAAACGGATAATATTGGAAGTTGTTAAAAAACCTCTTGCTACAAGAGAATATGGCACTAGTGCTCTGCTATTTCACACCATGAGAGGAACCTCATCAAGGTTTCATTCAAGAGCAGAGCTGGTGTTTCGCTTTTTGATTAGTGGTCCAACATTTGAAATTGGCCGAGACTCCAGTCAAG GTTCAGACACCATTTTAGAAGTGTTAAAGTGTGTGTGTCAGAGATTATGCGAAGAAATGGATCCCAAGGAATTGGAGGTGATATGGAAATGCTTGTTTGAGGAAATAACAGCTGCCATTTCTACTGATTACATGGTTTATATAAATCACCTGTTGATGCTTCTTGCTTCAGTAGCTCAGAATTTGGATTGGAAAAAACTTCATG ATTATAAACCAATGCTCGAACTTGTAGACTTACTTGTGATGAAGTTTGCCACAACTCCAAGCCTTCCGGTGGATGATGATTTATCCAGTATCATTGATACAATTTTGCAGTTAATGTTAGTTATCCTTGAAGGTCTTAAAAATTCTGAGGACTTTCTATGTATTTCTGGTTGCTCATTGCGTTGGGCTCCAATATTTCAATTAAACAACAGTAG tttattAATTTTTGTACGAGAAGTAATGGAGAAGGACTCTAGGGTACTATGTGCATTCAGAACTAACATTTTAAg AGTGATGAATGAATTGTTAGAATCTTCACCTGAAGAAGTTATTTATCTTCTGCTTTCCTTTTGTGAGAGATTACCAACAGAAGTGTTATGTACATCTGAAGAGGAAATTCCAAGGATTAATAGTTTTATTCTAAAAATCCTTCGGCAGTGGATTAAAGAGATCACTGATCTTTTGCAATGCAGTTCGTCAACGATTGATATTAATGAATCTAAATTGGCTATTTTTTGGGGTGTTGTTCGTTGTTGCccatatattttaaaatttcaagcCAGTTCATCCTTACTAGTGGAGTTGATTAATGCACTTGACCGGCTTTGTACTCTTGAAG GTGACATTTTTGGAATCCCTAAGGAAAAGTTGGAAAGCATAATTGGTGCCACCATAGGTTCTTATCTTAAGTTGCTCTCTAGTGAGAAGGCTGGGCTTGAAGAATTAAGCAGACTTGTGTACCTTGCCAAAAGATATAGCTCATGTTCACAAGTCTTGGTAGCTGTAGCTGATTATTTGGATTTTATTTATGG GCCCGCATTGGAAGCTGACATCAGCAAAAGAATCTATTCTGAAGAGTTTCAAGCAGACAAGGTTGAGGATGCAGTACAGGTGTTTGCAGATAATTTGCGTCACTCAGATAAAGGGGTTCGTTTATCTACTCTCAGAATATTGTGTCACTATGAGCCTTTGCAGTCTGCTAACCTTGCAAAGGAATCTTCCATTGATAATGAGATGGAAGCTGAAAATTTTGCATTGTATTCTGATGATTTAGTAGGCAGTGAG GTCCTTCGTCTACTTCTCTCTGTTGAATCGACATCTACTTCAATATCTACCAGCCGAAAGATTATATTATTGATCTCTGGAGTGCAGAAGGCCTTGTTGGCTGAAAGGATACCTGAGGCTTACTTATTGGTTGCTTTAAATGGGATTATTGGCATTTTCCAAAATCGCTTTAGCTATATTTGGGATCAAGCATCTGAATGTCTTGCCTCTTTAATCAGAAAACACTCGGGATTTGTGTGGGATAAACTGATCTGTTATTTTCAGAAGTGGTTATGTCTACTTGATCAACCAGGCAGAGATACTTCTGAATCATCTGATGAATTAAATG ATCTAGTCAGATGTTTCCGCTCATTCGTTGTTCCTTCACCAGACAGTACACCACTCTTTACTCTGTTATCCTTGGTGCTTCAATCATTACAAAAGATTCCGACCATTGTTGAATCTCAGTCTCAACGGATGTTGCCTTTGTTCTTAACATTTTTAGGCTACAGCATTGGTCATGTGGATAG TGTGGATTCGTTCAAACAATATGCATGCAAAAGCAAAGAGTGGAAATGTGTTCTGAAGGAGTGGTTAAACTTGCTGAGGAAAATCCGGAACCTGAAGTCTTTTCACAAGAGTGACTTTCTTAAAGAAGTTTTGGAGCAAAG GCTTTTGGACGATAATGATGCTGAAATACAAAGCAAGGTCCTTGATTGCCTCTTAATGTGGAAAGATGATTTCTTGATCCCACATGAACAACATCTAAAAAACATGATCTCCCCCAAGACTTTGAGAGAAGAACTTACAAGGTGGAGCTTGTCAAAAGAAAAGAATCAAATTGATGAAAGTCACAGACCTAAGCTTGTACCTTTAGTTACTCGCTTATTGATGCCAAAAGTTAGAAAATTGAAGGTTCTTGGTTCCCGCAAG CAAGCGAGTGTAAATCTTCGAAAAGCCGTCCTTCAGTTCATTGCACAACTTGATACAGTAGAGCTTCCACTTTTCTTTGCTCTGTTATTGAAGCCTTTGAACATTATTCCAAGGGAAGCTGATGCAAGTGCTAACTGGTTTTCTAACTTGCACCTAGTTTCAATGAAAGCGTCGGCAACTAACATCTTGAAGTACTTCTCAACAGAAAGTATAGTAGCATTGTCATGGAAGAAGAAATATGGTTTTATGCATGTTGTTGAAGAAATTCTTGCTGTTTTTGATGAAATGCTTATCAGTCCATTTCTCAATGTAATATTGGGCTGTGTTGTCCGAATTTTGGCAAGTTGCACATCAAGTCTTCATGCGGCAAGGAAAAATGAAGCGTCTTTATCTGAAATTGGAAAGACATACAACAAGAATTCACTTGATATGAATAAAGAAGCAGCACTCCCCAGTCTG ACCTGTACAGCTGTGAAGCAGCACAAAGATTTAAGGTCTTTATGTCTCAGAGTCATTTCATTTGTTCTTTACAAGTACGaggattttgattttgaaatggaATTCTGGGACCTATTTTTTACGTCTGTGAAATCTTCAATCGAAAGTTTCAAGCATGAGGGCTCAAGCAGTGAAAAGCCAAGTTCACTTTTCTCTTGCTTTCTTGCCATGAGTAGAAGCCACAAACTTGTGCCACTGTTGGCTAGAGAGAGGAATCTAGTTCCTGATATTTTCTTCATCCTCACTATCTCGACAGCATCTCAACCCATCATATTGTTTGTACTTCAGTTTATTGAAAACTTGTTGACTATTGATGGTGAGTTGGATGGCAATGATAGTGCGGTGAGAAGCATTTTACTTCCGAATCTTGATTCCCTTATTCAAAGCTTGCATGTTCTTTTCCAAAGTGGTGATGCGAAAAAGAG GAAATTGGTAGAACACCTCAATGGACCAATGATAAGAATTTTCAAATTACTCTCGAAGCTCGTAAGGGACCAATTGCATGCTAAGAAGTTTGTAGAAATCATACTCCCATGCTTATCTCAGGCTGGTCGTAGTTCTG AATCTCATGCTGATACTCTGCAAGTGGTACAAAATGTGGTTCCCCTTCTAGGGAGCGAGAGTACAACAAAAATCTTGAAAGCAGTTTCTCCGTTACTGATTTCTGTTGAGCAAGATCTGCGTTTGCTTGTATGCGATCTTATCAATGCTCTTGCAGAAGTTGATTCTTCCATCCTCTGTGTG GCTCAAATCATCCGTGGTTTAAATGCAACCTCTGCTACGGAAattggtggacttgattttgaCACAATTGTCAATAGTTATGAAAAAATTAGTGTTGATTTTTTCTGTGCTACCCCAGAAGAACATGCATTAGTTGTTCTATCGCAGTGCATGCATGATATGTCATCGGAGGAACTAATCCTAAGACATAGTGCTTATAGGTGTTTGCTCTCTTTTGTCGAATTTTCTTCTTCAGTTCTTGGTCAAGGAGGGATCAGTCACCAAGAAACAATTGACAATATCACATTGTACGACAGTAGTTGGTCAAAAGAAAGTGTCATGCGGCTAacaaacaaatttatttttaagcaCATGGGGGAAGCAATGAACAGGGAGACCTCGGTTAAAAAG GAGTGGATAAATTTATTGCGAGAAATGGTGTTGAAATTTCCTGATGTAGCAAACTTAAGTTCGCTGAAGGCTTTATACAGTAAAGATGCTGAAGTTGATTTTTTCAGTAACATTACCCACTTGCAG AAACTTAGAAGAGCAAAGGCATTAATTCGCTTCAAAAATACAATTCCTACTGTCAACATGCCTGAG GTTATCACAAAGAATGTCTTTCTGTCACTGTTCTTCAATATGCTGTTTGATTTACAAGAGGGTAAAGCAGAGAATATTAGAGTTGCTTGCATAGAGGCGCTTGCTTCAATTTCTGGTCAAATGGAATGGAAGTCATATTTTGCTCTATTAAGAAGATGCTTACGGGACATTACTAAACATCCTGataaaaaaaaggttctgatgaGATTGATATGCTCTATTTTGGACAACTTCCATTTTCAAGAGAATATTTCAGAAGTTGGGTCAACACAATTATATGGCAGTATGGTTGTGATGAACAATATGCAAGCATGCCTTAGTAAAGATGTGTTCCCAAAGATACAAAAATTTATGAACTCTCAGTCGGAAAGAGTTGATATTTATGTCCATCTTGCTGCCGTAAAGCTGTTGAAATTACTTCCTGAAAATGCTATGGATTCACAACTTTTGAGTATCATCCAGCATATTGTGAACTTTTTGAAGAATCGCTTAGAAAGTGTACGTGATGAAGCTAGATCTGCGCTGGCTGCTTGTTTGAAGGAACTTGGATCTGAATACTTGCAGGTTGTAGTGAAGGTTTTGAGAGGATCCTTAAAACGTGGTTACGAGATGCATGTGCTAGGGTATACACTCAATTTTTTATTGTCTAAGCTCTTTACTGGCCCAGCCACTGGGAAGATAGATTATCTTTTGGATGATCTCATTTCTGTAGCAGAGAAAGACATCCTTGGAGAGGTTGCCGAGGAAAAAGAGGTTGAAAAGTTGGCCTCGAAAATGAAAGAGACAAGGAAACAGAAGTCCTTTGAAACCCTGAAATTGGTAGCTCAAAGCATAACATTTAAAAGTCACGCACTTAAGCTCCTTAAACCTGTTACTGATCATATGAAGAAGCATCTGACCCCAAAAGCTAAAACCAAATTGGAAAATATGCTATCTAGTGTAGCTGCTGGTTTTGAAAGTAATCCTTCCGTCAATCAAACTGACCTGTTAATCTTCAACTATGGTCTCATTGAAGATGGAATAAAAGTTGAAAATGGACAGGGTGGAATCTCCTCGTTGGTTGATGCAAACAAACATTCAAGAGATGTCTCTAGGGGGAAGAATTTTTCGTGTCAGACAATACTTGCTAAGGCACCATGTTCACACCTTATTATGGTGTTTGCACTTAAGCTTCTGCATGGGTACATGAAGAAGATGCAACTTGGGAAAGGTGATGCTCAGTTGCTAGCAATGCTCGACCCTTTTGTTCCCTTGTTAGGAGACTGCTTGACTTCTAAATATGAGGATGTTTTATCATTAACTCTTCGATGTCTCACCCTATTGCTAAGATTGCCTTTGCCATCTGTCAAATCCCAAGCTGACAAAATCAAGGGAGTAGTGTTGCTTATTGCTCAGAGTTCAGTAGACCCATGCAATCCGTTGGTGGAATCATGTTTGAGATTGTTAACTGTGCTTCTGCGAAATGAGAAAGTTACACTCTCCACAGATCAGCTACACTTATTAATTCAGTTTCCGCTGTTTGTTGATATTGACAAGAATCCATCTTTTGTTGCCCTTTCACTTCTGAAGGCAATTGTACGTCGCAAGCTTGTTGTCTCTGAGATATATGATCTTGCTATTCGGGTAGCAGAATTGATGGTGACAAGTCAAGTCGAACCAATTCGGAAGAAATGCAGCAAAATCTTACTACAATTCCTGCTTGATTACCATCTTTCAGAAAAGCGGTTGCAGCAACATTTACATTTTTTGCTCTCAAATTTAAG GTATGAGCATTCAACAGGTAGAGAAGCTGTTTTGGAGATGCTTCACGCAACTGTggttaaattttcaaaaagtgtGGTGGATAGTATTTCTGAGACATTATTTTTTCATTTGGTGGCTTGCTTGGCTAATGATCAGGATCATCATGTTCGGTCTATGGCTGGTCTTGTAATAAAGTGCCTGATAGATCGCATAAGCCCAGGTCCTCAACATAATATACTTGAATCCAGTCTATCCTGGTACTTGGAAGGAAAGCAGCAACTATGGAGTGTCGCAGCACAG gtGTTGGGATTACTAGTTGAAGTTGAAGCTTTAAAGGAAGCTTTTGAAAGACGTATCCAAACTGTGTTGCTTGTTGCCAGGGGAATTTTGCagtgtgttgttgatgttaCCATGAATGAGCAAATAGACATTTCCGCAGAGAGTACCATTACCTTTTGGAAGGAGGCATATTATTCCTTAGTGATGCTAGAGAAGTTGATGCACCAATTCCCTCAGTTATTCTTTGAGAATGATTTTGAA GATATATGGGAAATGATTAGTCACCTGCTTCTTTATCCACACATGTGGATACGTAGCATCTCAAATCGCATGATAGCATCATATTTCAGGAAGATTGTGATTGAGAATAGTGGAAGGACATCAGAAAGATCGCTTGGAGCCTATACTCTTATGAAGCCAAGTAGACTCTTCTTTATTGCTACCTCCTTTTGCTGCCAGTTGAAGTCACAACTTACGGATAAAGATGCTGATTTGATCGAACAAAACCTTGTTTTTGCTATTCGTGGTTTGCATTCTGTCATCGGAGAAGTGGAGAATGTTGACTCCTGTCCATTCTGGTCTACGCTGGAAGAATCCGAGCAACGACTTTTTCTCAAAGCATTCCAATTGCTTGActctgaaaaaggaaaaagcatGCTTTTACCTCATATGACTGGGGTATTTAACCAAAATGATGCCGGTCCTGAGCAGATCCGTCGCCTTCTCATCTCAAACTTGATCAAACAGATGGGGAAGGTTGCTCTTCAAACGGATACTATACAG ATGAAAGCTGTTTTCAATGTCTTTCGGAATATATCATCACAAATCAGTGTAGAAGATTGTGAACGATATGTTTTCGAAATCTTGTTGCCTTTATATAGAGTCCGTGAAGGATTTTCTGGAAAAGTGATCCCAG AATCAATGGTACAGTTGGCCCAAGAAGTGTGTGATAAAATACAGAATTGTTTGGGGATTCAGAAATTTGTACAGGTGTACAGCCAGATCAAGAAGAGTCTGAAGACCAAAAGGGACAAGAGGAAGCAAGAAGAGAAGCGGATGGCTGTCATTAATCCTATGCGAAATGCGAAAAGGAAACTACGAATTGCGGAAAAGCAACGTGCCAGCAAGAGAAGGAAGATAACAACAATGAGAATGTCAAGAAGAATGTTGTAG